A DNA window from Limanda limanda chromosome 6, fLimLim1.1, whole genome shotgun sequence contains the following coding sequences:
- the LOC133002866 gene encoding arf-GAP with Rho-GAP domain, ANK repeat and PH domain-containing protein 1-like isoform X3: protein MQKDQSPQVPPRIRTPQTQENAQHSTQPDAQLSVSRPSCEFSQSSLDDNSDDYEDPDFINPSVHSMKTPGRDMSLQVPGGIKGRYNSFCSDDDELDDDNDDDPTSGLSTVQGSVYLPATGRLSSASKEDSSQHAAVIKMGWLDKNPPQGALYYQRRWVRLDVDYLRYFENDKDVYSKGIISTAYITNVTSVGELKFEVATNNRTFIFRAESEADRNDWVTILQDCNRGRHPRSTMSPGLLLNPDYHGYLELKGLRSKLYTVVASDKVYLYKNMDDYRIGVGITSIEMNVGNVKDSERRNFDLTTPYRIFSFIAESDQLREQWVDAMRNAIGEALSNSEVADRIWAESSNSACADCGAPKPEWAAINLCVVICKRCAGEHRGLGPSISKVRSLKMDRKVWTEELIQVFLLIGNERVNSFWAANIPPSEALMPSSCSGERRRFITNKYRQGKYRKYHPLYGNQRELNNALCINVQCTDVLETLSLIFCGADVNCSTGVASWPSPLSLAIAHSQLLQAELLSHNLNTELPQSHVGGAMEAVHYSAPPCVSHNGFLFKTASMARAISERKGKEEFSRRWCVLNDGTFSYYESDKNSNPNGALKASEIVCLAVDAPDKHGYENTFELYSESERLYLFGTDDPEGHREWVKSIAKNFIPASAEPLLRLGFVRIGRLKCKDGLNLQTSKVGWFALVGSTLHAHLENGQGEEIHLRKLNELSIQQDNEVLVLVEKGRTLYIEGERKLDFSGWCAAIQRAAGSGGDTLGQQQLTETDIPVIVHSCIGYITQCGLTSEGIYRKSGVNSRVAAQCEKFRSDARSVHLREGEHQVDDVSNTLKRFFRELEEGLFTSEDASSWLSAAAIQDESMKISQYQLLLNRLPRVNKATLQALINHLYCVQRFSDLNQMNLHNLAIVFGPTLFQTDGKDYTAGRAVEELIEHYTLIFEVDEQQLKKQLEEITAIIQMREKLSTKFPSTEPGGHFICTVYLEEIKNTAEQHVKIPGAMTAAELTCEVLDRRNILVKDKEYWSCWEVSNKEEMERPLHYLERVLPILHAFGTDSHLLIKKHLAMEAMILYLTSKADASKHGNMKFREERSILGLGLTSGSFHDRYFILNSSSLRMYKEIRSNRPERDWPVKNLKVYLGIKKKVRPPNCWGLTVVCESVKQERPERQQWYLCCDTQTEMREWFATFLSIQYEGNVWPQDGLKLTRVSRVVPDTRHGNVSLIPLRGSENEMRNSVAAFSQDPLALFRDVR from the exons ATGCAGAAAGACCAATCTCCACAGGTCCCCCCTCGAATAAGGACACCCCAAACTCAAGAAAACGCACAGCATTCAACTCAACCTGACGCTCAGCTGAGTGTCTCCAGACCTTCCTGTGAATTCA GTCAGAGCTCACTTGATGATAACTCTGATGACTATGAGGATCCAGACTTCATTAACCCCAGTGTTCATAGCATGAAAACACCAGGCAGG GATATGTCCCTGCAAGTACCTGGTGGAATAAAGGGGCGGTACAATTCTTTttgcagtgatgatgatgaattggatgatgataatgatgatga TCCTACCAGTGGCCTCAGCACCGTACAAGGCAGTGTTTACCTGCCTGCAACTGGCAGACTGTCTTCAGCCTCTAAAGAAGACAGCTCCCAGCACGCTGCCGTCATCAAGATGGGCTGGCTGGACAAGAATCCACCTCAGGG AGCCCTTTATTACCAGCGACGATGGGTAAGACTGGATGTTGACTACCTGAGATACTTTGAAAATGACAag GATGTTTATTCCAAGGGGATCATCTCAACAGCCTACATTACTAATGTGACCAGTGTGGGAGAGCTCAAGTTTGAGGTCGCCACAAACAACCGAACATTTATCTTCAGGGCTGAAAGCGAAG CTGATAGAAACGACTGGGTGACTATACTACAGGACTGCAACAGGGGGCGCCATCCCCGCAGCACCATGAGCCCTGGCTTGCTTTTGAACCCAGACTATCATGGCTATTTGGAGCTCAAAGGGTTGCGCTCCAAACTTTACACTGTCGTCGCCTCAGATAAGGTCTACCTCTACAAAAACATGGAT gacTATCGTATTGGAGTTGGTATCACATCCATTGAGATGAATGTAGGAAATGTTAAAGACTCTGAACGTCGTAACTTTGATCTCACGACACCCTACCGCATATTCAG TTTCATAGCAGAGTCCGATCAGCTGAGGGAGCAGTGGGTGGACGCCATGCGAAATGCCATAGGTGAGGCGTTGTCCAATAGCGAGGTGGCGGACCGGATCTGGGCGGAGTCAAGCAACAGTGCCTGCGCTGACTGTGGGGCTCCCAAGCCGGAATGGGCTGCCATCAACTTGTGCGTGGTGATCTGCAAACGATGcgcag GAGAGCACAGAGGATTGGGTCCTAGCATCTCCAAGGTCCGTAGTCTAAAGATGGACAGGAAAGTCTGGACAGAGGAGCTtatacag GTGTTCCTTTTGATTGGCAACGAGCGGGTGAACAGTTTCTGGGCAGCCAACATCCCACCGAGCGAGGCCTTGATGCCCTCGAGCTGCAGTGGAGAAAGGCGACGTTTCATCACCAACAAATACCGCCAGGGAAAATACAGAAAGTACCATCCCCTGTATGGAAACCAGAGAGAGCTCAACAAT gctcTGTGTATAAATGTGCAGTGCACTGATGTGCTCGAGACATTAAGCCTGATCTTCTGTGGGGCCGATGTAAATTGTTCAACTGGTGTGGCAAGTTggccctctcctctctcgctgGCCATCGCACACTCACAACTCCTACAGGCTGAGTTACTCAGCCACAATCTCAACACAG AGCTGCCACAATCCCATGTGGGCGGGGCCATGGAGGCGGTACACTACTCAGCACCACCCTGTGTGTCTCACAATGGCTTCCTATTCAAAACTGCATCCATGGCTCGGGCTATCTCGGAACGAAAGGGAAAAGAAG AGTTCAGTCGCCGATGGTGTGTGTTGAATGATGGCACCTTCAGCTACTATGAGAGTGACAAGAACTCGAACCCCAACGGAGCTCTGAAAGCTTCAGAGATTGTCTGCTTGGCTGTCGACGCACCTGACAAACACGG GTATGAAAATACCTTTGAACTCTACTCTGAGTCAGAGCGTCTCTATCTGTTTGGCACTGATGATCCAGAAGGCCACAGAGAATGGGTCAAGTCTATTGCCAAG AACTTTATCCCAGCCTCTGCAGAGCCCTTGCTGAGGCTTGGCTTTGTGCGGATTGGGCGGCTGAAGTGTAAAGACGGCTTGAACCTGCAAACGTCAAAAGTTGGTTGGTTTGCTCTGGTGGGCTCCACACTCCACGCCCATCTGGAGAACGGCCAGGGGGAGGAGATCCACCTCCGTAAACTTAATGAACTCT CCATCCAACAAGACAACGAAGTGCTGGTACTGGTGGAGAAAGGCAG aacTCTGTacatagagggagagaggaagttgGATTTCAGCGGCTGGTGCGCGGCCATCCAGAGGGCAGCGGGGAGCGGGGGGGACACGCTTggccagcagcagctcacagaGACGGACATACCGGTCATCGTTCACAGCTGCATCGGCTACATCACTCAGTGCG GCTTGACATCTGAGGGAATCTATCGTAAGAGCGGTGTGAACTCGCGAGTGGCCGCGCAGTGTGAGAAATTTCGCAGTGATGCTCGCAGTGTTCATCTCAGGGAAGGAGAGCACCAGGTGGACGACGTCTCCAACACACTCAAGCGTTTCTTCAGGGAGTTAGAAGAAGGACTGTTCACCTCGGAGGACGCCAGCAGCTGGCTCAGTGCAGCTG CCATACAGGATGAAAGTATGAAAATCTCCCAGTACCAGCTGTTGTTGAACAGACTGCCTCGTGTTAACAAGGCTACACTACAAGCTCTTATCAACCACCTCTACTG CGTGCAACGCTTTTCTGATCTGAACCAAATGAACCTCCACAACCTGGCCATAGTGTTTGGTCCCACACTGTTCCAGACGGATGGGAAGGACTACACTGCTGGCCGTGCCGTAGAGGAGCTTATAGAGCACTACACCCTCATCTTCGAG GTGGATGAGCAGCAGCTAAAGAAGCAGCTAGAGGAGATCACTGCTATCATCCAAATGCGAGAGAAACTAAGCACAAAGTTTCCA AGCACTGAGCCTGGAGGACATTTCATCTGCACAGTGTACCTGGAGGAAATAAAGAACACAGCAGAGCAACATGTTAAG ATCCCTGGTGCTATGACGGCAGCAGAGTTGACATGTGAGGTTCTTGACCGGCGCAACATCCTCGTTAAAGACAAGGAGTATTGGAGCTGCTGGGAGGTCAGCAACAAGGAGGAAATGG AGCGTCCTCTGCACTATCTGGAGCGAGTCTTACCCATCCTTCACGCCTTTGGCACCGACTCCCATCTGCTCATTAAGAAGCACCTTGCTATGGAAGCCATGATCCTCTACCTGA CAAGTAAAGCGGACGCATCCAAACACGGGAACATGAAATTCAGAGAGGAGCGAAGCATCCTGGGATTGGGACTGACCTCTGGAAGTTTCCATGACCGATATTTCATCCTCAACTCCAGCTCGCTCAGGATGTACAAGGAAATCCGG AGTAACCGCCCAGAACGTGACTGGCCTGTGAAGAATCTCAAGGTTTACTTAGGCATCAAGAAGAAAGTCCGTCCTCCCAATTG TTGGGGCCTAACAGtggtgtgtgagagtgtgaaacAAGAGAGGCCGGAGAGGCAGCAGTG